Proteins encoded by one window of Panicum virgatum strain AP13 chromosome 7N, P.virgatum_v5, whole genome shotgun sequence:
- the LOC120682531 gene encoding protein root UVB sensitive 2, chloroplastic-like — protein sequence MNILARIRGGGDRAAATERPPPQPEFWVEISESVSRLCSVDAAGSGGGRISVKVIQDSRPIHDKVVDSFLNKFFPSGYPYSVNEGYLTYTKFRALQHFSSAMLHVLSTQSLLFAAGLRPTPAQATAVSWILKDGMQHAGKLICSSMGARMDSEPKSWRILADVLYDLGTALEFVSPLCPQLFLEVAGLGNFAKGMAVVAARATRLPIYSSFAKEGNLSDLFAKGEAISTLFNVMGIGAGIGLASTVCSTTQGKLIAGPLLSAVHIYGVVQEMRATPVNTLNPQRTAMIVADFVKSGKVSSPAELRYREDLLFPNRLIEEAGSVKIGQPLRRVLSPGLVEQLRATFPNEKLLLNQKSNKTYMVLEQSASGEDALRGWLVAAFASEMERSGMGSRDAALNEAYEKMDRVFPTFVSEVRSRGWYTDQFLDGNGSRIAFAKFQ from the exons ATGAACATACTC GCGAGGATACGTGGAGGTGGCGACAGGGCGGCTGCCACGGAGCGGCCCCCGCCGCAGCCGGAGTTCTGGGTGGAGATTTCGGAGTCCGTCTCGCGGCTCTGCAGCGTCGACGCcgccggcagtggcggcggcagaATCTCT GTAAAAGTTATACAGGATTCTAGACCTATACATGACAAAGTTGTTGATTCTTTCttgaacaaattttttccatCAGGTTATCCATACAG TGTGAATGAGGGTTACTTAACTTATACCAAATTCCGAGCACTTCAGCATTTTTCTAGTGCTATGCTGCATGTGCTGTCAACACAG TCTTTGTTATTTGCTGCAGGTTTGCGACCTACCCCTGCACAAGCAACTGCTGTAAGTTGG ATTCTGAAAGATGGAATGCAGCACGCAGGGAAACTCATTTGTAGTAGCATGGGGGCAAGAATGGATTCCGAACCAAAGAGTTGGAGGATACTTG CTGATGTTCTCTATGATCTTGGTACTGCCTTGGAATTTGTTTCACCATTGTGCCCACAACTTTTCCTTGAAGTAGCAGGCTTGGGAAATTTTGCAAAG GGAATGGCTGTTGTTGCAGCAAGAGCGACAAGGCTTCCAATTTATTCTTCTTTTGCCAAAGAAGGTAACCTTAGTGATCTATTTGCTAAAGGGGAAGCCATCTCAACACTTTTCAATGTTATGGGGATAGGAGCTGGAATTGGATTGGCATCTACTGTATGTTCCACAACTCAAGGAAAG TTAATTGCAGGCCCGTTGCTTTCTGCCGTACATATATACGGAGTTGTACAGGAGATGAGAGCAACTCCTGTGAACACACTCAACCCACAAAGAACAGCAATGATTGTGGCCGATTTTGTCAAG AGTGGCAAGGTTTCTAGTCCAGCTGAGCTGAGATACAGAGAAGATCTGCTATTTCCTAACCGACTAATAGAAGAAGCTGGAAGTGTGAAAATAGGACAACCACTTCGCAGAGTCTTGAGTCCAGGGCTTGTCGAACAGTTGAGAGCAACTTTCCCAAATGAGAAGCTTTTACTCAACCAAAAAAGCAATAAGACATACATGGTTCTTGAGCAAAGTGCAAGCGGGGAGGATGCGTTGAGGGGGTGGCTGGTTGCCGCATTTGCTTCGGAGATGGAGAGGTCAGGCATGGGTTCGCGTGACGCAGCACTGAACGAAGCCTATGAAAAGATGGATAGGGTTTTCCCCACTTTTGTATCAGAAGTTAGGAGTAGAGGATGGTACACTGACCAGTTTTTGGATGGTAATGGTAGTCGAATTGCTTTTGCAAAGTTTCAGTAG
- the LOC120682410 gene encoding inositol phosphorylceramide glucuronosyltransferase 1-like isoform X1 translates to MRSPGLLAAALVAAALLLAAGAGAATEEAYVTLLYGDEFVLGVRVLGKSLRDTGTRRDMVVLVSDGVSEYSRKLLQADGWIVNRITLLANPNQVRPKRFWGVYTKLKIFNMTSYKKVVYLDADTIVVKSIEDLFKCGKFCGNLKHSERMNSGVMVVEPSETLFNDMIDKVGRLPSYTGGDQGFLNSYYPDFPNSRVYEPDSPLTPEPETQRLSTLYNADVGLYMLANKWMVDEKELRVIHYTLGPLKPWDWFTAWLVKPVETWQDIRQKLEESLPGTGGGRNPHDQLVVKILFILPFCLLLFGYYQSCFQTNKELISIRSLCAFARRARHKYKSEEPLPSYSVVGSSAAFGISNQRLSNGTHSKLPPYFGPIAVLVCFISAGVSFAFAFAIIPRQVMPWTGLLLMFELTFVAFFLLFGSYLHFVYQWGSMSANHVGFNNSDSSENHIGSGHQRNMSDCDMDATFYWIGMAVIATVAVLLPTILGITALFTKLGLMVAGGVVLASFMTYAAEHLAISAFNKGQKDRNARTRSFCF, encoded by the exons ATGCGGTCGCCGGGGCTCCtggccgccgccctcgtcgcggcggcgctgctgctcgcggccggcgccggggcggcCACGGAGGAGGCCTACGTCACGCTGCTGTACGGCGACGAGTTCGTGCTCGGCGTGCGCGTCCTGGGCAAGTCCCTCCGCGACACCGGCACGCGGCGCGACATGGTCGTGCTCGTCTCCGACGGCGTCTCCGAGTACTCGCGGAAGCTCCTCCAG GCAGATGGTTGGATTGTGAATCGAATAACATTACTGGCAAATCCTAATCAAGTGAGGCCAAAGAGGTTTTGGGGTGTCTACACCAAGCTAAAGATATTTAACATGACAAGCTACAAAAAAG TTGTTTACCTTGATGCAGATACTATCGTTGTGAAAAGTATCGAGGATCTTTTCAAGTGTGGGAAGTTCTGTGGAAACTTGAAGCATTCTGAAAGAATGAATTCTGGAGTAATGGTTGTTGAGCCCTCTGAAACTCTATTCAATGATATGATCGACAAAGTGGGTCGTTTGCCTTCTTACACTGGAG GGGACCAAGGTTTTCTAAATTCATATTATCCTGACTTTCCCAACTCCCGTGTCTATGAGCCAGACTCACCTTTAACTCCTGAACCGGAAACACAGCGCCTTTCTACCTTGTATAATGCTGATGTGGGTCTTTATATGCTAGCCAACAAG TGGATGGTTGATGAAAAAGAATTAAGAGTCATTCATTACACGCTGGGTCCCCTTAAACCCTGGGACTGGTTCACAGCTTGGCTTGTAAAACCTGTTGAAACATGGCAG GACATTAGGCAAAAACTTGAAGAATCTCTCCCTGGAACTGGTGGGGGGAGGAACCCACATGACCAGCTGGTTGTCAAAATATTGTTCATTCTCCCATTTTGCCTGCTATTATTTGGTTATTACCAATCGTGTTTTCAG ACAAACAAGGAGTTGATAAGTATAAGATCTCTATGTGCATTTGCTAGAAGAGCCCGCCACAAATACAAGTCTGAGGAGCCATTACCATCTTATTCAGTGGTTGGTTCATCAGCTGCATTTGGTATTTCAAACCAAAGG TTATCAAATGGGACACATTCGAAGCTCCCTCCTTATTTTGGGCCGATCGCAGTGCTAGTTTGCTTTATATCTGCTGGCGTCTCTTTTGCCTTTGCTTTTGCTATCATTCCACGGCAGGTTATGCCATGGACAGGTTTGCTGCTGATGTTTGAGTTGACCTTTGTGGCATTCTTCTTATTATTTGGGAGTTATCTTCACTTTGTCTATCAATGGGGAAGTATGAGTGCAAATCATGTGGGATTTAACAATTCTGATTCATCAGAGAATCATATTGGATCAG GCCATCAGCGCAATATGTCCGACTGTGATATGGATGCAACATTTTACTGGATAGGAATGGCGGTCATTGCTACTGTTGCTGTATTGTTACCAACTATCTTGGGTATAACTGCATTATTCACAAA GCTTGGATTAATGGTTGCTGGCGGTGTTGTGCTGGCATCTTTTATGACATACGCCGCAGAGCATCTTGCTATCTCAGCCTTCAACAAGGGTCAGAAAGACAGAAATGCGAGAACTAGAAGCTTTTGTTTTTAA
- the LOC120682410 gene encoding inositol phosphorylceramide glucuronosyltransferase 1-like isoform X2 produces the protein MRSPGLLAAALVAAALLLAAGAGAATEEAYVTLLYGDEFVLGVRVLGKSLRDTGTRRDMVVLVSDGVSEYSRKLLQADGWIVNRITLLANPNQVRPKRFWGVYTKLKIFNMTSYKKVVYLDADTIVVKSIEDLFKCGKFCGNLKHSERMNSGVMVVEPSETLFNDMIDKVGRLPSYTGGDQGFLNSYYPDFPNSRVYEPDSPLTPEPETQRLSTLYNADVGLYMLANKWMVDEKELRVIHYTLGPLKPWDWFTAWLVKPVETWQDIRQKLEESLPGTGGGRNPHDQLVVKILFILPFCLLLFGYYQSCFQTNKELISIRSLCAFARRARHKYKSEEPLPSYSVVGSSAAFGISNQRLSNGTHSKLPPYFGPIAVLVCFISAGVSFAFAFAIIPRQVMPWTGLLLMFELTFVAFFLLFGSYLHFVYQWGSMSANHVGFNNSDSSENHIGSGLD, from the exons ATGCGGTCGCCGGGGCTCCtggccgccgccctcgtcgcggcggcgctgctgctcgcggccggcgccggggcggcCACGGAGGAGGCCTACGTCACGCTGCTGTACGGCGACGAGTTCGTGCTCGGCGTGCGCGTCCTGGGCAAGTCCCTCCGCGACACCGGCACGCGGCGCGACATGGTCGTGCTCGTCTCCGACGGCGTCTCCGAGTACTCGCGGAAGCTCCTCCAG GCAGATGGTTGGATTGTGAATCGAATAACATTACTGGCAAATCCTAATCAAGTGAGGCCAAAGAGGTTTTGGGGTGTCTACACCAAGCTAAAGATATTTAACATGACAAGCTACAAAAAAG TTGTTTACCTTGATGCAGATACTATCGTTGTGAAAAGTATCGAGGATCTTTTCAAGTGTGGGAAGTTCTGTGGAAACTTGAAGCATTCTGAAAGAATGAATTCTGGAGTAATGGTTGTTGAGCCCTCTGAAACTCTATTCAATGATATGATCGACAAAGTGGGTCGTTTGCCTTCTTACACTGGAG GGGACCAAGGTTTTCTAAATTCATATTATCCTGACTTTCCCAACTCCCGTGTCTATGAGCCAGACTCACCTTTAACTCCTGAACCGGAAACACAGCGCCTTTCTACCTTGTATAATGCTGATGTGGGTCTTTATATGCTAGCCAACAAG TGGATGGTTGATGAAAAAGAATTAAGAGTCATTCATTACACGCTGGGTCCCCTTAAACCCTGGGACTGGTTCACAGCTTGGCTTGTAAAACCTGTTGAAACATGGCAG GACATTAGGCAAAAACTTGAAGAATCTCTCCCTGGAACTGGTGGGGGGAGGAACCCACATGACCAGCTGGTTGTCAAAATATTGTTCATTCTCCCATTTTGCCTGCTATTATTTGGTTATTACCAATCGTGTTTTCAG ACAAACAAGGAGTTGATAAGTATAAGATCTCTATGTGCATTTGCTAGAAGAGCCCGCCACAAATACAAGTCTGAGGAGCCATTACCATCTTATTCAGTGGTTGGTTCATCAGCTGCATTTGGTATTTCAAACCAAAGG TTATCAAATGGGACACATTCGAAGCTCCCTCCTTATTTTGGGCCGATCGCAGTGCTAGTTTGCTTTATATCTGCTGGCGTCTCTTTTGCCTTTGCTTTTGCTATCATTCCACGGCAGGTTATGCCATGGACAGGTTTGCTGCTGATGTTTGAGTTGACCTTTGTGGCATTCTTCTTATTATTTGGGAGTTATCTTCACTTTGTCTATCAATGGGGAAGTATGAGTGCAAATCATGTGGGATTTAACAATTCTGATTCATCAGAGAATCATATTGGATCAG GCTTGGATTAA